In one window of Armatimonadota bacterium DNA:
- a CDS encoding Fe-S cluster protein, producing MLLREYKFQLFAPKCNPSAEYANCLAALRDDIREVLPYLNGRVKGCQYNKEAPFLRLRHEGHVVTLRPRQAAVSKLADADDARKVLDWVKDLINDTWERRAEITPSERSAPSLTALQLYQMLPGTNCGACGEPTCLAFGLKLAGEETALDRCSALLEPQHDEKRAALLQVLLDAGYDVPEDWL from the coding sequence GTGCTCCTGAGAGAGTACAAGTTTCAACTGTTCGCGCCGAAATGCAACCCGTCGGCGGAGTACGCCAACTGCCTGGCGGCGCTGCGCGATGACATCCGAGAGGTATTGCCCTATCTCAACGGGCGCGTCAAGGGATGTCAGTACAATAAGGAGGCGCCGTTCCTGCGCTTGCGCCACGAGGGGCACGTGGTCACCCTGCGCCCGCGCCAGGCGGCGGTCAGCAAACTCGCCGACGCGGATGACGCCCGGAAGGTGCTCGACTGGGTGAAGGACCTCATCAACGACACCTGGGAGCGGCGCGCGGAGATCACGCCGAGCGAGCGCAGCGCGCCCAGCCTCACCGCGCTGCAGCTCTACCAGATGTTGCCGGGCACCAACTGCGGCGCGTGCGGGGAGCCGACGTGCCTCGCGTTCGGGCTGAAACTGGCTGGAGAAGAGACTGCGCTCGACCGGTGCTCCGCGCTGCTCGAGCCGCAGCATGATGAGAAACGCGCCGCGCTGCTCCAGGTCTTGCTCGACGCAGGCTATGATGTTCCCGAGGACTGGCTCTGA
- a CDS encoding TM0996/MTH895 family glutaredoxin-like protein, with protein MKKVQVLGPGCAKCGQVAANVADAAKAVGVEVEIEKISKPMDIAKFGVMFTPGLAVEGEVICSGRVPSVEEIKGWIEA; from the coding sequence ATGAAGAAAGTCCAAGTGTTGGGGCCGGGCTGCGCCAAGTGTGGCCAGGTCGCGGCCAACGTCGCAGATGCCGCCAAGGCCGTCGGCGTCGAGGTAGAGATCGAGAAGATCTCCAAGCCGATGGACATCGCCAAGTTCGGCGTCATGTTTACCCCCGGGCTGGCGGTGGAGGGCGAGGTGATCTGCTCCGGGCGCGTGCCGAGCGTGGAGGAGATCAAGGGCTGGATCGAGGCCTAG
- a CDS encoding permease has product MSTKLRQFLLLLGVFLAAYFLPVGSGRVQGALVEAFAMLNEYARQHVLLCLVPALFIAGAIAVFVSQASVMKYFGPAANKVLSYSVASVSGTILAVCSCTVLPLFAGIYTRGAGIGPATAFLYSGPAINVLAIILTARVLGFEMGLARAIGAVAFAFLIGLGMHLFFVREERRKAQEAAGFVIPEDAGARPLWQTALYFAVMVGILVFANWGKPVTNPSLWATIYRAKWGITAVLLALLVLMLAGWFRKPELTEWTSATWSFAWQILPLLFGGVLVAGFLLGRPGHAALIPEAWVGRLVGGNSLSANLFAAMSGALMYFATLTEVPILQGLLGAGMGKGPALALLLAGPSLSLPNMLVIGGIMGARKTVVYAFLVIVLATATGMIYGTIVA; this is encoded by the coding sequence ATGAGCACGAAACTGAGGCAATTCCTTTTGCTGCTGGGCGTCTTCCTGGCGGCGTACTTTCTGCCGGTGGGCAGCGGCCGGGTGCAGGGCGCGCTGGTCGAGGCGTTCGCCATGCTCAACGAGTATGCCCGCCAGCACGTCCTGTTGTGCCTGGTTCCGGCGCTGTTCATCGCCGGCGCGATCGCGGTTTTCGTGAGCCAGGCGTCGGTCATGAAGTACTTCGGGCCGGCGGCCAACAAGGTGCTGTCGTACTCCGTGGCTTCGGTGTCCGGCACGATCCTGGCGGTGTGCTCGTGCACCGTGCTCCCGCTGTTCGCGGGGATCTACACGCGCGGCGCGGGGATCGGTCCCGCGACGGCTTTCCTCTACTCCGGACCCGCAATCAACGTGCTGGCGATCATCCTCACCGCGCGCGTGCTCGGCTTCGAGATGGGCCTGGCGCGGGCCATCGGGGCGGTCGCGTTCGCTTTCCTCATCGGCCTCGGGATGCACCTGTTCTTCGTGCGCGAAGAGCGCCGGAAAGCGCAGGAGGCGGCGGGGTTCGTCATCCCGGAAGACGCCGGCGCGCGACCGCTGTGGCAGACGGCGCTGTACTTCGCGGTCATGGTCGGTATCCTCGTGTTCGCCAATTGGGGCAAGCCGGTAACGAATCCGAGCCTGTGGGCGACGATCTACCGGGCGAAGTGGGGGATCACGGCCGTGCTGCTCGCGCTGCTCGTCCTGATGCTGGCGGGATGGTTCCGCAAGCCGGAGTTGACGGAGTGGACGTCGGCGACGTGGAGCTTCGCGTGGCAGATCCTGCCGCTCCTGTTCGGGGGCGTGCTGGTGGCGGGCTTTCTGCTGGGCCGGCCGGGGCACGCGGCGTTGATACCGGAGGCGTGGGTCGGACGGCTGGTCGGCGGGAACTCGTTGTCGGCGAATCTGTTCGCGGCGATGTCCGGCGCTCTCATGTACTTCGCGACCTTGACCGAGGTGCCGATTCTGCAAGGGCTGCTCGGCGCCGGCATGGGCAAGGGGCCGGCGCTGGCGCTGCTGCTCGCTGGGCCGTCGCTGAGCCTGCCGAATATGCTTGTCATCGGCGGCATCATGGGCGCGCGCAAGACCGTCGTCTATGCGTTTCTCGTCATCGTGCTTGCGACGGCGACGGGGATGATCTACGGTACGATTGTTGCGTAG
- a CDS encoding helix-turn-helix transcriptional regulator produces MALADDRVYDLHAAVCKAIAHPVRMKVLDLLRDGEECVCRLAPQVGVTESNLSQLLAVLRNVGIVETRREGHSIYYRVRDPRIFEVIDRMREILADQLARADSLAMTLQA; encoded by the coding sequence ATGGCGCTTGCTGACGACAGAGTCTATGATCTGCACGCTGCCGTGTGCAAGGCGATCGCCCACCCGGTGCGGATGAAGGTGCTCGATCTACTGCGCGACGGCGAGGAATGCGTCTGCCGGCTCGCGCCGCAGGTCGGCGTCACCGAGTCCAACCTGTCGCAACTCCTGGCCGTGCTGCGCAACGTCGGCATTGTGGAGACGCGACGCGAAGGCCATTCGATCTACTACCGCGTCCGCGACCCGCGCATCTTTGAGGTCATTGACCGGATGCGCGAGATTCTCGCCGATCAACTCGCTCGCGCGGACAGCCTTGCCATGACGCTTCAAGCGTGA
- a CDS encoding exo-alpha-sialidase gives MGAFPIPRYIFDIMLIAAALIVCCAEARGAASFHRAELIFPLEDYHNHSSCIVEQPNGDLLACWYRGVGPEKGDDVTVMGGRKPQGSDAWSERFAMADTPGYPDNNPCMLVDPEGRLWLFWVTLLANRWQTALLKYRVSRDYETRDGPPVWEWQDVIPVTPADFEEQMNAGLDAYFERYRDLAARAPQGAVKHLRATRDQAGDKLYQRLGWMTRVHPILLPRPTAGGQASARLIVPLYSDNYDVSLMAMTDDWGRTWQTSDALVGVGNVQPSVVRKDDGTLVVMMRENGLQRRIRISESQDDGLTWSPVENMDLPNPGASVEVIRLANGHWALVHNDTALGRHSLAVSISDDEGKTWRWTRHLERSSAGSGSYSYPSLIQARDGTLHATYSYSPGGGRGESIKHAAFNEEWVIEGDGN, from the coding sequence TTGGGTGCGTTTCCGATTCCGAGATACATCTTCGACATCATGCTGATTGCGGCGGCGCTGATTGTGTGCTGCGCCGAGGCGCGTGGGGCGGCGTCGTTCCACAGGGCGGAGCTGATCTTCCCACTCGAGGACTACCACAATCACAGCTCGTGCATCGTCGAGCAGCCGAACGGCGACTTGCTCGCGTGCTGGTATCGCGGGGTGGGGCCGGAGAAGGGCGACGATGTGACGGTCATGGGCGGGCGCAAGCCCCAGGGCTCCGACGCCTGGAGCGAACGCTTCGCGATGGCCGACACCCCTGGCTACCCCGACAACAACCCGTGCATGCTGGTGGACCCCGAAGGCCGCCTGTGGCTGTTCTGGGTGACGCTGCTCGCCAATCGGTGGCAGACGGCGCTGCTCAAGTACCGCGTATCGCGCGACTACGAGACGCGCGACGGCCCGCCGGTGTGGGAATGGCAGGACGTGATTCCCGTCACTCCCGCCGACTTCGAGGAGCAGATGAACGCCGGCCTCGACGCGTACTTCGAGCGCTATCGCGATCTTGCGGCACGCGCGCCGCAGGGCGCTGTGAAGCACCTGCGCGCCACCCGCGACCAAGCCGGGGACAAGCTGTACCAGCGCTTGGGGTGGATGACGAGGGTGCATCCGATACTGCTGCCCCGCCCGACGGCCGGCGGGCAAGCCTCCGCGCGGTTGATCGTGCCGCTGTATTCCGACAATTACGACGTCTCGCTCATGGCCATGACTGACGACTGGGGGCGGACATGGCAGACGAGCGACGCGTTGGTGGGTGTCGGCAACGTGCAGCCGAGCGTGGTACGCAAGGACGACGGCACGCTGGTCGTCATGATGCGCGAGAACGGGCTGCAGCGGCGCATCCGCATCAGCGAGTCGCAGGACGACGGCCTGACCTGGAGCCCCGTCGAGAATATGGACCTACCCAACCCGGGCGCGAGCGTCGAGGTCATCCGCCTCGCCAACGGCCATTGGGCGCTGGTGCACAACGATACCGCGCTCGGCCGCCACAGCCTCGCCGTCTCCATCTCCGACGACGAGGGGAAAACGTGGCGGTGGACGAGACACCTCGAGCGATCCAGCGCGGGAAGCGGGTCGTATTCCTACCCGTCGCTCATCCAGGCGCGCGACGGGACGCTGCACGCGACGTACAGCTACTCGCCGGGCGGCGGCCGCGGCGAGTCCATCAAGCACGCGGCGTTTAACGAGGAGTGGGTGATAGAGGGGGATGGAAACTAG
- a CDS encoding exo-alpha-sialidase produces MKLLLVLALVVVTCCHAAAAAPLYETEFVLPEERFFNHAPCIIELSNGDLLTSWYHGLDGNKGEVIIEGARKLASSNAWSGRFTMADTPGYPDDNACMILDSQGRLWLFWVTLLANEWQSALLKYRISTDYQMPEGSPVWGWQEVLHVTPVDFEKQMKAGIERYLAAHPDLVEQFRTEVDEYTGRLLDRAADKVQQRIGWMPRAHPTLLPRPTAGEQARPPAGGQALGRLIVPLYTDAFSISVMAITDDGGKTWMTSNLIIGGGGIQPSVVRKSDGMLVAMMRSAGLEPRILVSKSRDDGLTWSMPTTTDLPNPGAGVEVTRLANGHWALVYNDAEKGRHTMAVAISDDEGETWKWQRHLEAVEAGRGYFAYPSIIQTRDGMMHVVYVFEMSAGRGIKHAAFNEEWVMEGD; encoded by the coding sequence ATGAAGTTGCTGCTGGTGCTGGCCCTAGTCGTGGTGACCTGCTGCCACGCGGCCGCCGCGGCACCGTTGTATGAAACCGAGTTTGTGTTGCCCGAGGAGCGCTTCTTCAACCACGCGCCCTGCATTATCGAGCTGTCGAACGGGGATCTCCTGACCTCGTGGTACCACGGGCTGGATGGTAACAAAGGCGAGGTCATCATCGAAGGCGCGCGCAAGCTCGCAAGCTCCAATGCCTGGAGCGGGCGGTTCACGATGGCCGATACGCCGGGCTATCCCGATGACAACGCGTGCATGATCCTCGACTCACAGGGGCGCCTGTGGCTGTTCTGGGTGACGCTGCTCGCCAACGAGTGGCAGTCCGCGCTCCTGAAGTACCGGATCTCGACCGACTACCAGATGCCGGAGGGCTCGCCGGTGTGGGGGTGGCAGGAGGTGCTCCACGTCACACCGGTGGATTTCGAGAAGCAGATGAAGGCGGGCATCGAGCGCTATCTTGCCGCGCACCCGGACCTGGTGGAGCAGTTCCGCACGGAGGTAGATGAATACACGGGCCGGTTGCTCGATCGGGCCGCCGACAAGGTTCAGCAGCGCATCGGCTGGATGCCGCGGGCGCATCCGACGCTGCTGCCCCGCCCAACCGCCGGCGAGCAAGCCCGCCCACCGGCCGGCGGGCAAGCCTTGGGGCGACTGATCGTTCCGTTGTACACAGACGCCTTCTCGATCTCCGTCATGGCCATCACCGACGACGGCGGCAAGACGTGGATGACGAGCAATCTTATCATCGGTGGCGGCGGCATCCAGCCCAGCGTCGTGCGCAAGAGCGACGGCATGCTTGTCGCCATGATGCGCTCGGCCGGGCTGGAACCGCGGATTCTGGTCAGCAAATCCAGGGATGATGGGCTCACGTGGAGCATGCCGACCACCACTGACTTGCCCAATCCCGGCGCGGGGGTCGAGGTCACGCGGCTTGCCAACGGACACTGGGCCCTCGTTTACAACGACGCCGAAAAGGGGCGCCACACCATGGCGGTGGCGATCTCCGACGATGAGGGGGAAACCTGGAAGTGGCAGCGGCATCTGGAGGCGGTGGAGGCGGGGCGAGGATACTTCGCCTATCCTTCGATCATCCAGACGCGCGATGGGATGATGCATGTCGTGTACGTTTTCGAGATGTCAGCGGGCCGCGGCATCAAGCACGCGGCGTTCAACGAAGAATGGGTGATGGAGGGCGACTGA
- a CDS encoding exo-alpha-sialidase, producing the protein MRTTFVNAYATLVITVLFAACSGLAFGAEAIHEAELIFPLQNRHNHASCIVECPNGDLLACWYRGVGPEKGDDVAVLGARRRSGSDQWSEPFVMADTPGYPDDNPCMFVDPQGRLWLFWPTLLANEWGTALMKYRISSDYQMPEGPPVWDWQDVLHVTPDDFEAQIAAGLERYAKQNPRLMERFPQAEAYAERIRERAAGKLTQRVGWMTRVHPTLLPGPTSDAQARPPAGAQARPTAGGQASGRLIVPLYTDAFSISIMAITDDWGKTWLTSEALVGFGNIQPSVVRKNDGTLVAMMRENGPQNRIRISESSDDGLTWTPVGNMDLPNPGSGVEVIRLANGHWALVYNDTEEGRHSLAVSISDDEGKTWKWTRHLDLSERGQGSYSYPSIVQARDGTLHATYSYHVGDRGESIKHAAFDEEWVMRGDAD; encoded by the coding sequence GTGAGGACGACGTTCGTGAATGCATACGCGACTCTGGTCATCACAGTGCTCTTTGCGGCGTGCTCCGGGCTTGCCTTCGGCGCCGAGGCGATACACGAAGCGGAGCTGATCTTTCCGCTCCAGAACCGCCACAATCACGCCTCGTGCATCGTCGAGTGCCCGAACGGCGACCTGCTCGCATGCTGGTACCGCGGGGTCGGACCGGAGAAGGGCGACGATGTTGCCGTCCTCGGCGCGCGCAGGCGCAGCGGCTCGGATCAATGGAGCGAGCCCTTCGTCATGGCGGACACGCCGGGGTATCCGGACGATAACCCCTGCATGTTCGTCGACCCGCAGGGGCGCCTGTGGCTTTTTTGGCCGACGCTGCTCGCCAATGAGTGGGGCACGGCGCTGATGAAGTACAGGATCTCGTCCGACTACCAGATGCCCGAAGGCCCGCCGGTGTGGGACTGGCAGGACGTGCTGCACGTGACGCCGGACGACTTCGAGGCGCAGATCGCCGCGGGCCTTGAACGCTACGCCAAGCAGAATCCGCGCCTGATGGAGCGTTTTCCGCAGGCCGAGGCCTATGCCGAGAGGATTCGCGAGCGCGCTGCCGGCAAGCTGACGCAGCGCGTGGGCTGGATGACGCGCGTACACCCAACGCTGCTGCCCGGCCCGACGTCCGACGCGCAAGCTCGCCCACCCGCTGGCGCGCAAGCCCGCCCAACAGCCGGCGGGCAAGCCTCCGGGCGGCTGATTGTCCCGTTGTACACCGACGCTTTCTCGATCTCGATCATGGCGATCACGGATGACTGGGGCAAGACATGGCTGACAAGTGAGGCGCTGGTCGGCTTCGGGAATATCCAGCCGAGCGTAGTCCGCAAGAACGACGGCACGCTAGTGGCGATGATGCGCGAAAACGGGCCGCAGAACCGCATTCGCATCAGCGAGTCGAGCGATGACGGCCTCACGTGGACCCCGGTCGGGAATATGGACCTGCCCAACCCGGGTTCCGGCGTCGAGGTCATCCGCCTCGCCAACGGCCACTGGGCGCTCGTGTACAATGACACCGAAGAGGGCCGTCACAGCCTCGCCGTGTCCATCTCCGACGACGAGGGCAAGACGTGGAAATGGACGAGGCACCTGGATCTGTCGGAACGCGGCCAGGGCTCATATTCGTATCCTTCGATCGTTCAGGCGCGCGACGGCACGCTGCACGCGACCTACAGCTATCATGTCGGCGACCGCGGCGAGTCCATCAAGCACGCGGCATTTGACGAAGAATGGGTGATGCGCGGCGATGCGGATTGA
- a CDS encoding Gfo/Idh/MocA family oxidoreductase — protein sequence IIGTETAYHADYVEAAARAGKDILLQKPMALTLEDCDRILRAVESSGVRFSMAWQMRCDPQNIWMREAVQSGTIGKITMLRRRHALTTQSWPDFDESWHVRPELNRDIFMDDAAHPVDFLAWMLGQPVSVIAEMDTFVNPKIPNDNAIAVYRFEGGTIGIAECSFTCVAAEETTVIVGDKGTILQSFGDGPSCGWVVPTPEGTRGLKYIVAGENAWNVVDIPTPPNHGHRIGGVARPAVEFFQGKREPIATAEEGRLNVRMLLAAYEASQTGQRVAI from the coding sequence TCATCATCGGCACCGAGACCGCCTACCACGCGGACTACGTCGAGGCTGCGGCACGCGCGGGCAAGGACATCCTGCTCCAGAAGCCGATGGCGCTGACGCTGGAGGACTGCGATCGCATCCTGCGCGCGGTGGAGTCGTCGGGCGTGCGCTTCAGCATGGCGTGGCAGATGCGCTGTGACCCGCAGAACATCTGGATGCGCGAGGCCGTGCAGTCCGGGACAATCGGCAAGATCACGATGCTCCGCCGCCGCCACGCGCTGACCACGCAGTCGTGGCCCGATTTCGACGAGAGCTGGCACGTCAGGCCGGAGCTTAACCGCGATATCTTCATGGATGACGCCGCACACCCCGTTGATTTCCTGGCATGGATGCTCGGCCAGCCGGTGAGCGTGATCGCCGAGATGGACACGTTTGTCAACCCCAAGATCCCGAACGACAATGCGATTGCGGTGTATCGCTTCGAAGGCGGGACAATCGGCATCGCGGAGTGCTCGTTTACCTGCGTCGCGGCTGAGGAAACGACGGTCATCGTCGGCGACAAAGGGACGATCCTGCAGTCGTTCGGCGACGGCCCGTCGTGCGGATGGGTTGTCCCGACGCCGGAGGGCACGCGCGGGTTGAAATACATCGTCGCCGGCGAAAATGCGTGGAACGTCGTGGACATTCCGACGCCGCCGAACCACGGCCATCGCATCGGCGGCGTGGCGCGGCCCGCCGTGGAGTTCTTCCAGGGCAAACGCGAGCCGATCGCCACGGCGGAAGAGGGCCGGCTCAACGTCCGCATGCTGCTCGCCGCATACGAGGCTTCACAGACCGGCCAGCGAGTGGCAATCTGA
- a CDS encoding ATP-binding cassette domain-containing protein, which produces SIRICGTEVTGMPERELVGFRRDHVGFIFQLFYLIPTLTAAENVELPMVFAREDRRRARALEALDRVGLKEIHALPHQLNGGDMQRVAIARALVRKPKLLLADEPTGRLESQSRTAIMDIFRGLKAEGLGIVIVTHDPSLAAETDRVIELRDGAVVGERPAVH; this is translated from the coding sequence CAGCATCCGCATCTGCGGCACCGAAGTCACCGGCATGCCGGAAAGGGAGCTGGTTGGCTTCCGGCGCGACCACGTCGGGTTCATCTTCCAGCTCTTCTACCTGATCCCGACCTTGACGGCGGCGGAGAACGTGGAGCTACCGATGGTCTTCGCGCGAGAAGATCGCCGTCGCGCCCGGGCGCTTGAGGCGCTCGACCGAGTCGGGCTCAAGGAGATCCATGCCCTGCCGCACCAGCTCAACGGGGGCGACATGCAGCGTGTGGCGATCGCTCGCGCGCTCGTGCGCAAGCCGAAACTACTGCTCGCTGACGAGCCTACCGGCCGCCTGGAGAGTCAATCGCGGACCGCGATCATGGACATCTTCCGCGGCCTGAAGGCCGAGGGCCTCGGCATCGTCATCGTCACCCACGATCCGAGCCTCGCCGCGGAGACCGACCGCGTGATCGAACTGCGCGACGGCGCCGTCGTCGGCGAGCGCCCTGCGGTGCATTAA
- a CDS encoding ferric reductase-like transmembrane domain-containing protein, with protein MAALVLAALAPPPTSVQAQGDSLAAAGARIWDARNCAGCHALGGAGAAGPGPDLTDVTQRRSGDRLRAWLRDPQAIEPGTKMPRYEWSAEELDAIIAHFDAVAAAQATALGRAASGEVRRGPWGVLAAAVVVLGVLLIVVWRRVARQRPESISDTPKGAGGLSGAAIWESRSWGAVVIGGYVVLVLLPLIVAVLVQAASGHVPPLSFRELGKGFALVGIALLAMQFVLSARLRWIERPFGLDVVFRYHKAAAVAAVALIALHPLLLALDGSRWRLLIGLDLPWYIVIAKLALLLLIVQAVTSVLRQGLRLRYERWRVLHNVAPVIFVIAFVHSMLAGEDLRGGIMRALWWVMLAGVAAAYGYHKVIAPALARRAAYRVSEVVRETHNVWTLRLEPPPGQPHFEFRPGQFHFITLWRGARNLPVEEHPFTICSSPVEPALASTIKESGDFTATIGRTEPGDAVSMRGPYGRFSYVLARQSDKFAFIAGGIGITPLMSMLRHMRDTEADVDVILLYGNRAEADIAFRKDLEQLAAGERPRLRVVHVLSEADASWQGERGLLDREKIRRLVGDRLSGSVCYVCGPPPMADRVIAALRDLGVPKGRIRHERFAL; from the coding sequence GTGGCAGCGCTGGTCCTTGCGGCCCTCGCTCCCCCGCCAACGTCTGTCCAGGCGCAGGGCGACTCGCTCGCGGCAGCGGGCGCCCGGATCTGGGATGCGCGGAATTGCGCCGGCTGTCACGCGCTCGGAGGGGCAGGCGCCGCCGGTCCCGGCCCCGACCTGACCGACGTGACGCAGCGGCGTTCGGGGGACCGGCTGCGCGCATGGCTTCGCGACCCTCAGGCCATCGAGCCCGGCACGAAGATGCCGCGCTACGAGTGGTCCGCCGAAGAACTCGATGCCATTATCGCTCACTTCGACGCGGTCGCCGCGGCTCAGGCAACGGCGCTGGGCCGAGCGGCGAGCGGCGAAGTGCGGCGAGGGCCGTGGGGCGTCCTGGCGGCGGCGGTCGTCGTCCTAGGCGTGCTGCTCATCGTTGTCTGGAGGCGGGTGGCGCGGCAGCGGCCGGAGAGCATCAGCGACACCCCTAAGGGCGCAGGCGGACTCTCCGGGGCCGCGATCTGGGAGAGCCGGTCCTGGGGGGCGGTCGTGATTGGCGGTTACGTCGTTCTCGTCCTGCTTCCCCTGATCGTGGCGGTGCTGGTGCAGGCGGCGAGCGGGCACGTCCCGCCGCTGAGTTTCCGCGAGTTGGGCAAGGGCTTTGCGCTCGTCGGCATTGCGCTGCTGGCGATGCAGTTCGTTCTCTCGGCCCGGCTGCGATGGATCGAGCGGCCGTTCGGCCTGGACGTCGTCTTTCGCTATCACAAGGCGGCGGCCGTTGCGGCGGTGGCGCTGATCGCCCTGCATCCGCTGCTGCTGGCTCTCGACGGCTCGCGGTGGCGACTGCTCATCGGGCTCGATCTCCCCTGGTACATCGTGATCGCCAAGCTGGCGCTGCTGCTGCTCATCGTCCAGGCGGTCACGAGTGTATTGCGCCAGGGCCTGCGGTTGCGCTACGAGAGGTGGCGCGTTCTGCACAACGTGGCCCCCGTCATCTTCGTTATCGCCTTCGTCCACAGCATGCTGGCCGGGGAGGATTTGCGGGGCGGGATTATGCGGGCTTTGTGGTGGGTGATGCTCGCGGGGGTCGCCGCGGCTTACGGCTATCACAAGGTGATCGCGCCGGCGCTCGCGCGGCGCGCGGCGTACCGCGTATCCGAGGTCGTGCGGGAGACCCACAACGTGTGGACGCTGCGCCTGGAGCCGCCGCCGGGCCAGCCGCATTTCGAATTTCGACCCGGGCAGTTTCATTTCATCACGCTGTGGCGCGGCGCACGCAACCTGCCCGTGGAGGAGCACCCCTTCACGATCTGCTCCAGCCCCGTCGAGCCTGCGCTCGCATCTACTATCAAGGAGTCCGGCGATTTCACCGCGACCATCGGGCGGACTGAGCCCGGCGACGCGGTGTCTATGCGCGGGCCGTACGGGCGGTTCAGCTATGTCTTGGCGCGGCAAAGCGACAAGTTCGCCTTCATCGCAGGCGGGATCGGCATCACGCCATTGATGAGCATGCTGCGGCACATGCGCGATACAGAGGCCGACGTTGACGTCATTCTGCTCTACGGCAACAGGGCCGAGGCTGACATCGCGTTCCGAAAGGACCTGGAGCAACTTGCCGCCGGCGAGCGGCCGCGGCTGCGAGTGGTGCACGTTCTGAGCGAAGCCGATGCAAGCTGGCAGGGGGAACGCGGCCTTCTGGATCGCGAGAAGATCCGGCGCTTGGTCGGCGACCGGTTATCCGGGAGCGTCTGCTACGTCTGCGGGCCCCCTCCGATGGCGGACCGAGTGATCGCCGCGCTCCGGGACCTGGGCGTGCCCAAAGGACGCATCAGGCACGAGCGGTTCGCCCTGTGA
- a CDS encoding SDR family oxidoreductase, translating into MKRLESRNALITGGAAGIGKSIAVRLAQEGANVAINYLDQSEQAQFVEAIAREACELVRGYGCEELIVQADVSDEQAVAEMFREVLARWARLDIVVNNAGIQKAGPTHEATTDDFDEVLGVNLRGAFLCAREAIRHFLSRDGGGVIINNSSVHQIVPKPQYIGYSVSKGGMANLTRTLALEYADRGIRVNAVAPGAIVTPMNRAWIDDPRKRAEVESHIPMGRAGSPEEIAAVVAFLASDDASYITGQTIYACGGLTLYPEFRTAWASGE; encoded by the coding sequence ATGAAAAGGCTGGAAAGCAGGAACGCCCTCATCACCGGCGGCGCCGCCGGCATCGGCAAATCGATCGCCGTGCGCCTCGCCCAGGAGGGGGCCAACGTCGCCATCAACTACCTCGATCAGTCCGAGCAGGCTCAATTCGTCGAGGCGATTGCCCGCGAAGCGTGCGAACTGGTCAGGGGCTATGGCTGCGAGGAATTGATTGTGCAGGCCGATGTCTCCGACGAACAGGCGGTCGCCGAGATGTTTCGCGAAGTGCTCGCGCGGTGGGCGCGCCTCGACATCGTCGTCAACAATGCCGGCATTCAGAAGGCCGGCCCCACTCACGAGGCAACGACCGACGATTTCGACGAGGTGCTCGGCGTGAATCTGCGCGGCGCGTTCCTGTGCGCTCGCGAGGCGATCAGGCACTTCCTGTCGCGGGACGGGGGAGGGGTCATCATCAACAATTCGAGCGTCCATCAGATCGTGCCCAAGCCGCAGTACATCGGTTACTCAGTCAGCAAAGGCGGCATGGCGAATCTGACCCGAACGCTCGCCCTGGAATATGCGGACCGGGGCATCCGCGTCAACGCCGTCGCCCCCGGCGCCATCGTCACGCCGATGAATCGCGCGTGGATCGATGACCCGCGGAAGCGAGCGGAGGTGGAGAGCCATATCCCGATGGGCCGCGCCGGCAGCCCCGAGGAGATAGCGGCGGTGGTCGCGTTCCTGGCCTCGGACGATGCGTCGTACATCACCGGTCAGACCATCTACGCGTGCGGCGGGCTGACACTGTATCCCGAGTTCCGCACCGCGTGGGCCTCCGGCGAATAG